The Pseudomonas baetica genome includes a region encoding these proteins:
- a CDS encoding AAA family ATPase codes for MATAQQIIALLSSHNQGDEEQFLSIALQVAAAEARRGRRDTADELKALVDSARKRDPLTKAQKPGPNQQVAIPISKPRGELEALLSVSYPKSQLRDLILDRPKQERLTRLIHQQRQRDKLRSHGLAPSSKLLLVGPPGSGKTLTASILAGELRLPLFTIRLDALMTRFMGETASKLRLIFDQIASVRAVYLFDEFDAIGGRRNADNDVGEMRRVLNSFLQFLEEANSTDSLVLATTNHPELLDRALFRRFDDIVEYSLPDANGIKEILEMRIHSYLPSRVPWAKLVAAAKGLSQAEITRAASEIIKDVILLEEKHASTEAIVNALKERHSLKETMSGLTLG; via the coding sequence ATGGCTACGGCCCAACAAATCATTGCTCTGCTGAGTAGTCACAACCAAGGTGATGAGGAACAGTTTCTCTCTATCGCTCTACAGGTTGCTGCAGCAGAGGCGCGTAGAGGCCGACGCGATACTGCCGATGAGCTTAAAGCGCTTGTTGATTCAGCTAGAAAGCGCGATCCCCTCACCAAGGCGCAAAAGCCTGGACCGAACCAGCAGGTTGCGATCCCAATCTCCAAGCCACGTGGTGAGCTGGAGGCTCTGCTGTCGGTCAGTTATCCGAAGTCTCAACTGCGAGATTTGATTCTTGACCGTCCGAAACAAGAGCGCCTTACCCGTCTGATTCATCAGCAGCGTCAGCGAGATAAATTGCGCAGCCACGGCCTAGCTCCTAGCTCCAAGTTGTTGCTAGTGGGGCCTCCAGGTTCCGGAAAGACACTTACTGCTTCGATCTTGGCAGGTGAATTGCGACTCCCACTTTTTACCATACGTCTAGACGCTTTGATGACACGCTTTATGGGAGAAACAGCATCTAAGCTGCGTCTGATTTTTGATCAAATAGCCTCTGTTAGAGCCGTATATCTTTTTGATGAGTTTGATGCAATTGGGGGGCGCCGAAACGCCGACAACGATGTTGGTGAAATGCGCCGTGTGCTTAACTCCTTCCTCCAGTTCCTTGAGGAGGCGAATAGTACGGACAGCCTCGTTCTAGCGACCACCAACCATCCTGAGCTTCTTGATCGTGCTTTATTTCGGCGATTTGATGACATAGTTGAGTATTCTCTTCCTGACGCAAATGGTATTAAAGAAATACTGGAAATGCGAATACACAGCTATTTACCAAGTAGAGTGCCGTGGGCGAAACTTGTAGCTGCTGCGAAGGGGCTCAGTCAGGCGGAGATCACTAGGGCTGCCTCCGAGATAATCAAAGATGTCATACTCTTGGAAGAGAAACATGCATCGACTGAAGCAATAGTTAATGCGTTGAAAGAGCGCCACAGTCTGAAAGAAACCATGTCCGGACTTACCCTTGGCTAG
- the tnpC gene encoding IS66 family transposase, giving the protein MTSSPNLDQMTPEQLRALAAQLLSKVDTMGRKIHRDETIIEQLSHEIAILKRHKFAKRSEQISLAQGNLLDDLLTTDLEAIEAELNALRPAPTSDETRQKPKRAPLPPQFPRTVIRHEPENTQCVCGCQLQRIGEDVSEKLDYTPGVFTVEQHVRGKWACRQCETLIQAPVPAQVIDKGIPTAGLLAHVMVAKFADHLPLYRQEKIFGRAGLAIPRSTLAQWVGQTGVQLQPLVDALREAVLAQRVVHADETPVQMLAPGEKKTHRAYVWAYCTTPFSALKAVVYDFSPSRAGEHARNFLGTWNGKLVCDDFAGYKASFELGITEIGCMAHARRKFFDLHVTNKSQLAEQALHSIGGLYEVERQAKDISDEERWRLRQEIAVPIAQKLHEWMLAQRDLVPEGSATTKALDYSLKRWVALTRYLDDGAVPIDNNPVENTIRPWALGRSNWLFAGSLRSGKRAAAIMSLIQSARMNGHDPYAYLKDVLTRLPTQKASEIEHLLPHQWMPG; this is encoded by the coding sequence ATGACTTCCTCTCCCAATCTCGACCAAATGACACCCGAACAACTGCGCGCACTCGCTGCGCAGTTGCTGTCGAAGGTCGACACCATGGGCCGAAAAATCCATCGTGACGAGACGATCATCGAGCAGCTCTCTCACGAGATTGCCATCCTCAAGCGGCACAAGTTCGCCAAGCGCAGCGAACAGATCAGCCTGGCGCAAGGCAACTTGCTCGATGACCTGCTCACCACTGACCTTGAGGCTATCGAGGCAGAACTGAACGCGCTTCGTCCCGCCCCAACGTCGGACGAAACCCGCCAAAAACCCAAGCGCGCGCCGCTGCCGCCGCAGTTCCCACGTACCGTCATTCGTCACGAGCCAGAGAACACCCAGTGTGTCTGCGGGTGTCAGCTTCAGCGCATCGGCGAAGACGTCAGCGAGAAGCTGGATTACACGCCGGGCGTGTTTACCGTTGAGCAGCATGTACGTGGAAAGTGGGCCTGCCGCCAGTGCGAAACACTGATCCAAGCACCGGTGCCGGCCCAGGTGATCGACAAGGGCATCCCGACCGCAGGCCTGCTGGCGCATGTGATGGTGGCCAAATTCGCTGATCATCTGCCGCTGTACCGGCAAGAAAAGATCTTTGGCCGTGCAGGCCTGGCGATCCCGCGTTCAACGCTGGCTCAGTGGGTGGGCCAAACTGGCGTACAGCTACAACCGCTGGTGGATGCACTGCGCGAAGCGGTGCTGGCTCAGCGAGTCGTGCATGCCGATGAAACGCCGGTGCAGATGCTGGCGCCCGGCGAGAAGAAAACGCACCGAGCTTATGTCTGGGCTTATTGCACCACGCCGTTCTCGGCACTGAAGGCCGTTGTCTACGACTTCAGCCCCAGCCGTGCTGGCGAACATGCACGGAACTTCCTTGGCACGTGGAACGGCAAGCTGGTCTGTGATGACTTCGCGGGTTACAAGGCCAGCTTCGAGCTGGGCATCACCGAAATCGGCTGCATGGCGCATGCCCGCCGTAAGTTCTTCGACCTGCATGTGACGAACAAAAGCCAGTTGGCCGAGCAAGCGCTGCACTCAATCGGCGGGCTGTACGAAGTTGAACGGCAGGCCAAAGACATAAGTGATGAAGAACGATGGCGATTACGCCAAGAAATAGCGGTGCCCATTGCACAGAAATTACATGAGTGGATGCTGGCTCAGCGCGACCTCGTGCCCGAGGGCTCGGCCACGACCAAGGCTCTGGATTACAGCTTGAAACGCTGGGTAGCGCTGACGCGCTACCTGGATGATGGTGCCGTGCCCATCGACAACAACCCGGTGGAGAACACGATCAGGCCATGGGCGCTTGGGCGCTCCAATTGGTTGTTCGCAGGGTCTCTGCGCAGTGGCAAACGAGCGGCAGCGATCATGAGTTTGATCCAGTCGGCACGCATGAACGGGCATGATCCGTACGCGTATCTCAAGGATGTACTGACGCGATTGCCGACGCAGAAAGCCAGTGAGATCGAGCATCTACTGCCGCATCAATGGATGCCTGGCTGA
- the secD gene encoding protein translocase subunit SecD, with amino-acid sequence MLNKYPLWKYILILAVLAIGLIYSAPNLYPDDPAIQVSGASTALQVNQADLDRVSTALKESGINVKAATLAANGKGGLIRLTKAEDQLPAKDVVRKALGDDYVVALNLAQTTPQWLRNLGAHPMKLGLDLSGGVHFLLEVDMDKALDARLKVYEGDVKSLLRKEKLRYRSLPQLGGAIQLGFSDEDAREQARALIRKNFNDFDIVPADLNGQPVLRLAMTPAKLAEIREYSIKQNLTTVRNRVNELGVAEPIVQRQGANRIVVELPGVQDTAEAKRILGKTANLEFRLAAEPGASKATSETFEFREGNRPPAQIERGLIITGDQVTDAKAGFGEHGTPEVNIRLDGHGGELMSRATRSNVGRSMAVIFIEQRPVTTYTKQVVNGVEKDVAVQTFKEEKKIISLATIQSPLGAQFRITGLNGQGESSELALLLRAGGLAAPMYFAEERTIGPSLGADNITKGIDASLWGMLFVSLFIIAIYRFFGVIATVALAVNMVLLLALMSLLGATLTLPGIAGIVLTMGMAVDANVLIFSRIREEIAAGMTVQRAINEGFGRAFTAILDANLTTLLVGGILFAMGTGPVKGFAVTMSLGIFTSMFTAIMVTRAMVNLIFGGRDFKKLWI; translated from the coding sequence ATGCTGAACAAATACCCTCTGTGGAAATACATTCTGATCCTGGCGGTGCTGGCGATCGGTCTGATTTATTCCGCTCCCAATCTATACCCCGATGACCCGGCCATTCAGGTCAGCGGCGCCAGCACGGCACTGCAGGTCAATCAGGCCGATCTGGATCGCGTAAGCACCGCGCTCAAAGAGTCCGGGATCAACGTCAAGGCAGCCACGCTGGCGGCCAACGGCAAGGGCGGTCTGATCCGTCTGACCAAGGCTGAAGACCAACTGCCGGCCAAAGACGTTGTGCGCAAGGCATTGGGTGATGACTACGTCGTCGCGCTGAACCTGGCACAGACCACCCCGCAATGGCTGCGCAATCTGGGCGCGCACCCGATGAAGCTGGGTCTGGACTTGTCCGGTGGTGTGCACTTCCTGCTGGAAGTGGACATGGACAAAGCCCTCGATGCACGCCTGAAAGTCTACGAAGGCGACGTCAAGAGCCTGCTGCGTAAAGAGAAGCTGCGCTATCGCAGCCTGCCGCAACTGGGCGGTGCCATTCAGTTGGGCTTCAGCGATGAAGATGCCCGCGAACAGGCCCGTGCGCTGATCCGCAAGAATTTCAACGATTTCGACATTGTTCCGGCCGACCTCAACGGTCAACCGGTGCTGCGTCTGGCGATGACCCCGGCCAAGCTGGCGGAAATCCGTGAATACTCCATCAAGCAGAACTTGACCACGGTACGTAACCGCGTCAACGAGCTGGGTGTTGCCGAACCGATCGTCCAGCGTCAGGGCGCCAACCGCATCGTGGTTGAGCTGCCGGGCGTGCAGGACACTGCCGAAGCCAAGCGTATTCTGGGCAAGACGGCCAACCTTGAGTTCCGTCTGGCGGCAGAGCCGGGCGCTTCGAAAGCCACTTCCGAAACGTTCGAGTTCCGTGAAGGCAATCGTCCTCCGGCGCAGATCGAGCGTGGCCTGATCATCACCGGTGACCAGGTGACCGATGCCAAGGCCGGTTTCGGCGAGCACGGCACGCCTGAAGTGAACATCCGTCTGGATGGCCACGGTGGCGAGCTGATGAGCCGCGCGACCCGTTCGAACGTCGGTCGCAGCATGGCGGTGATCTTCATCGAGCAGCGTCCGGTCACCACTTACACCAAGCAAGTGGTTAATGGCGTCGAGAAAGACGTTGCTGTTCAGACCTTTAAAGAAGAGAAGAAGATCATCAGCCTGGCGACCATTCAGTCGCCACTGGGTGCTCAGTTCCGCATCACTGGCCTGAACGGTCAGGGCGAATCCTCCGAGCTGGCGCTGCTGCTGCGAGCCGGTGGTCTGGCGGCGCCGATGTACTTCGCTGAAGAGCGCACAATCGGCCCGAGCCTGGGTGCTGACAACATCACCAAAGGTATCGATGCGTCGCTGTGGGGCATGCTGTTCGTGTCGCTGTTCATCATCGCCATCTACCGCTTCTTCGGCGTCATCGCCACCGTCGCACTGGCGGTGAACATGGTGCTGTTGCTGGCCCTGATGTCGCTGCTGGGGGCAACGCTGACCCTGCCGGGTATCGCCGGTATCGTGCTGACCATGGGTATGGCGGTCGACGCCAACGTGCTGATCTTCTCGCGGATCCGTGAAGAGATCGCCGCCGGCATGACCGTGCAGCGTGCAATCAACGAAGGCTTCGGCCGGGCATTCACCGCGATTCTCGACGCCAACCTGACCACTCTGTTGGTCGGCGGGATTCTCTTTGCCATGGGCACCGGCCCGGTCAAAGGTTTCGCAGTGACCATGTCCCTCGGGATCTTTACCTCGATGTTCACGGCCATCATGGTGACCCGCGCAATGGTCAACCTGATCTTCGGCGGACGTGACTTCAAGAAGTTGTGGATTTAA
- the tnpB gene encoding IS66 family insertion sequence element accessory protein TnpB (TnpB, as the term is used for proteins encoded by IS66 family insertion elements, is considered an accessory protein, since TnpC, encoded by a neighboring gene, is a DDE family transposase.), whose product MIRIDAIWLATEPMDMRAGTETALARVVAVFGAAKPHCAYLFANRRANRMKVLVHDGVGIWLAARRLNQGKFHWPGTHRGLEVGLDAEQLQALVLGLPWQRVGANGAITMI is encoded by the coding sequence ATGATACGCATCGACGCCATCTGGCTCGCCACTGAGCCCATGGACATGCGCGCCGGCACCGAAACTGCGTTGGCCCGCGTGGTCGCCGTGTTCGGTGCGGCGAAGCCGCACTGCGCTTATCTGTTCGCCAACCGCCGGGCCAACCGGATGAAGGTGCTGGTGCACGATGGCGTGGGCATCTGGCTTGCCGCACGGCGTTTGAACCAAGGCAAGTTTCACTGGCCTGGCACTCATCGCGGTTTGGAAGTCGGGCTCGACGCTGAACAACTTCAAGCGCTGGTGCTCGGTTTGCCATGGCAGCGAGTTGGCGCTAACGGCGCAATCACAATGATTTAG
- the tnpA gene encoding IS66-like element accessory protein TnpA, translated as MRQRSSYPKPFKAQVVQECLKPGASVSSVAISHGINANVIRKWLPIYRDKPVAPLPAFVPLQPMPKRHADEAVVIALPLGDKAITVKWPITDPDGCARFIRSLSQ; from the coding sequence ATGCGCCAACGAAGCTCCTATCCCAAACCCTTCAAGGCCCAGGTTGTGCAGGAATGCCTGAAACCCGGTGCCTCAGTTTCCAGCGTCGCCATCAGCCACGGCATCAATGCCAACGTGATTCGCAAGTGGCTGCCGATTTACCGTGATAAACCTGTCGCGCCACTTCCCGCGTTTGTACCGCTGCAACCAATGCCTAAACGGCACGCTGATGAAGCGGTGGTGATCGCACTGCCGCTGGGCGACAAAGCCATCACGGTCAAATGGCCCATCACCGACCCGGACGGCTGCGCACGTTTTATCCGCAGCCTCTCGCAATGA
- the yajC gene encoding preprotein translocase subunit YajC, whose product MSFFISNAMADAAAPAAAGPMGGGFEWIFLVGFLVIFYLMIWRPQAKRAKEQKNLLSSLQKGDEVVTTGGIAGKITKVADDFVVLEVSDTVEMKFQKGAIAATLPKGTLKAI is encoded by the coding sequence ATGAGCTTTTTTATCTCTAATGCCATGGCTGACGCCGCTGCACCGGCTGCTGCCGGCCCAATGGGTGGCGGTTTCGAGTGGATTTTCCTGGTCGGCTTCCTGGTCATCTTCTACCTGATGATCTGGCGTCCACAGGCCAAGCGCGCCAAAGAGCAGAAGAACCTGCTGAGCAGCCTGCAAAAGGGCGACGAAGTGGTCACCACCGGCGGCATCGCCGGCAAGATCACCAAAGTGGCCGATGACTTCGTGGTTCTGGAAGTTTCCGACACCGTGGAAATGAAGTTCCAGAAAGGCGCCATCGCCGCCACGCTGCCAAAAGGCACGCTGAAAGCGATCTAA
- a CDS encoding S8 family peptidase: MASTYELPHFRVDRYKVDRPYQRRDRDLSSVVNIREEGHGTRLREKLSLAFSAARSGQNGYFADDISESPQACYLEVELEADSPVPDLNWKTQNIRLSALRILEDGSTLGALYVPHHAMDFLELKLQEYAEERTDSGKPKNDLKFSPIENFTLGDIQTLWTDSRPFPEGLSATLWWECWCVSSRADQVRRIAKNLKLRVSENSLSFPDTEVVLIYANTLEVSILVANSDGVEELRKASDNPYFFTRLTSREKSEWTLDLVSRLIPPRAESPAICVLDHGVNYTHPLIQPALAPEDCQAIRAEWGVFDHDGHGTNMAGVALYGDLTYILAEDRVIDLSAKLESIKFLPPVGWDRNEPSSYGYITQSAVSLAETNEPLRNRVFCMAVSNQDVSGERPTTWSSAIDQICSGSMTGDIGESGESGPRRLFIVSAGNIPDSTNPEDVADLYDFPIEDPAQSWNAIAVGGFTDKIDIQDQPGYEGWSVAAGAGDHSPYSRASIDWEHSLTPIKPEIVFEAGNKAISPDATQIISGVPILSVLTTGKDFTDRPFEEFWATSSSTAQAAGMAAAIMAEYPKMWPETVRALMIHSAQWTPVMTEKLRKNKNKSQRISLARHFGYGVPLLSRALASAQNDLALIAETKIQPFARDLNEKGREVGGAHFKEIHYYNLPWPRIELERLENRTVRLKVTLSYFVEPSPGEMAQVNPARYQSFGLRFDLKKKDETEPAFRHRINKLDSLAERPPQTEADNRWVFGPKSISAGSIHCDVWIGPAIELASRDKIAISPVSGWWKYRPHLGKSNSQARYSLVVSISSDEEDVDLYTEIASIITSTVDTDISIQTN; the protein is encoded by the coding sequence ATGGCGTCCACCTACGAGCTTCCACATTTTAGAGTTGATCGATACAAGGTTGATCGACCTTACCAGCGCCGTGATCGTGATCTAAGCAGTGTAGTGAATATCAGGGAAGAGGGACATGGCACTCGTCTCCGCGAAAAGCTTTCACTTGCATTTTCTGCAGCACGGAGTGGGCAGAATGGTTACTTTGCAGATGACATCAGCGAGTCTCCTCAAGCGTGTTACTTGGAAGTGGAACTTGAAGCGGACTCGCCGGTTCCTGACCTAAACTGGAAAACGCAAAATATTCGACTGTCAGCGCTTCGCATTCTCGAAGACGGTTCGACTCTCGGAGCGCTCTACGTTCCTCACCATGCTATGGATTTTCTGGAACTGAAGTTGCAGGAATACGCCGAGGAGAGAACAGATTCTGGAAAGCCAAAAAATGATCTTAAATTCTCCCCTATAGAAAATTTTACGTTGGGAGATATTCAAACTCTTTGGACGGACTCTCGACCTTTCCCGGAAGGTTTATCAGCGACGCTGTGGTGGGAATGTTGGTGTGTATCATCGAGAGCTGACCAAGTTCGGCGTATAGCTAAAAATCTAAAGCTTCGCGTCAGCGAGAATTCTCTAAGTTTTCCGGATACAGAAGTAGTGTTGATTTACGCTAATACTCTTGAGGTATCTATTCTTGTTGCAAATTCTGACGGCGTAGAAGAGCTACGAAAGGCAAGTGATAACCCTTATTTCTTTACACGTTTAACTTCTAGAGAGAAGTCCGAGTGGACTCTTGATCTCGTGAGTAGACTGATTCCCCCTAGAGCGGAGAGTCCGGCCATTTGCGTGCTAGATCATGGCGTCAACTATACTCACCCCTTGATACAGCCAGCTTTAGCTCCTGAAGACTGCCAAGCAATTAGGGCAGAGTGGGGGGTGTTCGATCACGATGGCCATGGAACCAACATGGCGGGGGTCGCCTTATACGGGGATCTCACTTATATTCTTGCGGAGGACAGAGTAATTGATCTATCCGCAAAGCTGGAGTCAATTAAATTCCTCCCGCCGGTGGGCTGGGATAGAAATGAACCCTCAAGCTATGGATATATCACCCAGTCAGCGGTGAGCTTGGCAGAGACTAATGAGCCACTTCGAAACCGTGTATTTTGCATGGCTGTATCCAACCAAGATGTCTCAGGAGAGCGACCTACGACCTGGAGCTCTGCCATAGATCAGATCTGTAGCGGATCAATGACAGGTGATATTGGTGAAAGCGGGGAGAGTGGTCCGCGCCGACTTTTTATCGTTTCAGCGGGAAATATTCCTGACTCTACGAATCCTGAAGATGTAGCAGATCTGTATGATTTTCCTATCGAAGATCCGGCACAGTCTTGGAACGCTATTGCAGTAGGTGGTTTTACCGACAAGATAGATATCCAAGATCAACCAGGTTATGAAGGTTGGTCTGTAGCAGCAGGTGCTGGCGATCACAGTCCTTACAGTCGTGCATCCATAGACTGGGAGCACTCCCTGACGCCGATCAAACCCGAGATCGTGTTTGAAGCTGGTAATAAGGCAATTAGCCCTGATGCAACGCAAATCATATCAGGTGTCCCGATATTATCAGTGTTAACAACTGGTAAGGATTTCACTGATAGGCCTTTTGAAGAGTTTTGGGCGACTAGCTCCTCTACAGCGCAAGCAGCCGGAATGGCTGCAGCAATTATGGCGGAGTATCCAAAAATGTGGCCGGAAACGGTTCGTGCGCTCATGATCCACAGTGCTCAGTGGACACCCGTCATGACGGAGAAACTTCGAAAAAATAAAAATAAAAGCCAGCGGATCTCACTCGCACGCCACTTCGGATACGGGGTGCCTCTTCTTTCTCGTGCTTTAGCGTCTGCCCAAAATGATTTGGCGCTGATTGCTGAGACGAAGATTCAACCGTTTGCGAGAGATCTAAACGAAAAAGGTCGAGAAGTTGGGGGCGCGCATTTTAAAGAGATTCACTACTACAATTTACCATGGCCTAGAATTGAGCTGGAGCGTCTTGAGAATCGAACAGTACGGCTGAAGGTTACTCTTTCATACTTCGTCGAACCTAGCCCTGGCGAGATGGCTCAGGTAAATCCAGCACGATACCAGTCCTTTGGGCTTCGATTCGATCTTAAGAAAAAAGATGAGACTGAACCAGCTTTTCGGCATCGAATTAATAAGCTTGATTCATTGGCGGAGAGGCCTCCACAAACAGAGGCGGATAATAGATGGGTATTTGGGCCAAAAAGCATTTCTGCTGGATCAATACACTGTGATGTCTGGATAGGTCCAGCTATTGAATTAGCATCGCGAGACAAAATTGCAATTTCTCCGGTATCCGGTTGGTGGAAATATCGCCCGCACTTAGGGAAGTCAAATTCACAAGCGCGCTATAGCTTGGTCGTTTCTATATCCTCTGATGAAGAGGATGTGGATCTATATACTGAGATCGCGAGCATTATAACTTCAACGGTGGATACGGATATATCAATCCAGA
- the queA gene encoding tRNA preQ1(34) S-adenosylmethionine ribosyltransferase-isomerase QueA, producing MRVADFTFELPDSLIARHPLAERRGSRLLTLDGVSGALAHRQFTDLLEHLRPGDLMVFNNTRVIPARLFGQKASGGKLEILIERVLDAHRVLAHVRSSKSPKPGSKILIDGGGEAEMLARHDALFELGFDEEVLPLLDRVGHMPLPPYIDRPDEGSDRERYQTVYAERLGAVAAPTAGLHFDQPLMEAIAAKGVETAFVTLHVGAGTFQPVRVDKIEDHHMHSEWLEVGQDVVDAVAACRARGGRVIAVGTTSVRSLESAARDGVLKPFSGDTDIFIYPGRPFHVVDALVTNFHLPESTLLMLVSAFAGYPETMAAYKAAVDNGYRFFSYGDAMFITRNPAPTAPKQTGPEETE from the coding sequence ATGCGCGTTGCTGACTTTACCTTCGAACTCCCTGATTCGCTGATCGCTCGCCACCCTTTGGCTGAGCGTCGCGGTAGTCGCCTGTTGACCCTGGATGGGGTCAGCGGCGCCCTCGCACACCGTCAATTCACTGATTTGCTTGAGCATTTGCGCCCGGGCGATTTGATGGTGTTCAACAATACCCGGGTGATTCCGGCGCGGCTGTTCGGGCAGAAAGCGTCCGGCGGCAAGCTGGAAATCCTCATTGAGCGGGTGCTCGATGCGCATCGCGTGCTGGCCCATGTGCGTTCCAGCAAGTCGCCGAAGCCGGGTTCGAAGATTCTCATCGACGGCGGTGGCGAAGCCGAGATGCTCGCGCGTCACGACGCGCTGTTCGAGCTGGGCTTCGATGAAGAGGTGCTGCCGCTGCTCGATCGCGTCGGGCACATGCCGTTGCCTCCTTATATAGATCGCCCGGATGAGGGCTCGGATCGCGAGCGCTATCAGACTGTGTATGCCGAGCGCTTGGGCGCTGTAGCGGCGCCGACGGCGGGGTTGCACTTCGATCAGCCGCTGATGGAGGCGATTGCCGCCAAAGGCGTCGAGACTGCATTCGTCACGTTGCACGTGGGCGCCGGTACGTTCCAGCCCGTGCGCGTCGACAAGATCGAAGATCACCACATGCACAGTGAGTGGCTGGAAGTCGGCCAGGACGTGGTCGATGCCGTCGCGGCCTGTCGTGCGCGCGGTGGTCGGGTGATTGCCGTGGGCACCACCAGCGTGCGTTCGCTGGAAAGTGCGGCGCGCGATGGCGTGCTCAAACCGTTCAGTGGCGACACCGACATCTTTATCTACCCAGGCCGGCCGTTCCATGTGGTCGATGCCCTGGTGACCAATTTCCATTTGCCGGAATCCACGCTGTTGATGCTGGTTTCGGCATTCGCCGGTTATCCCGAGACCATGGCCGCCTACAAGGCTGCCGTCGACAACGGTTACCGCTTTTTCAGCTACGGTGATGCGATGTTCATCACCCGTAACCCCGCACCTACTGCCCCTAAACAAACCGGCCCAGAGGAAACAGAATGA
- the tgt gene encoding tRNA guanosine(34) transglycosylase Tgt has translation MSFELLATDGKARRGRLTFPRGTVETPAFMPVGTYGTVKGMLPRDIVATGAEIILGNTFHLWLRPGTEVIKAHGDLHDFMQWKGPILTDSGGFQVFSLGAMRKIKEGGVTFASPVDGSKVFMGPEESMQVQRDLGSDIVMIFDECTPYPADEDVARVSMELSLRWAQRSKNAHGENTAALFGIVQGGMHQDLRMRSLEGLDKIGFDGLAIGGLSVGEPKHEMIKVLDYLPGMMPADKPRYLMGVGKPEDLVEGVRRGVDMFDCVMPTRNARNGHLFIDTGVLKIRNAFHRHDDSPLDPTCDCYTCQNFSRAYLHHLDKCGEMLGSMLNTIHNLRHYQVLMAGLREAIQQGTLAAFVDAFYAKRGLPVPPLD, from the coding sequence ATGTCCTTTGAGCTCCTGGCCACCGATGGCAAGGCCCGTCGTGGTCGGCTGACTTTCCCGCGTGGCACCGTCGAGACCCCGGCTTTCATGCCGGTCGGTACTTACGGCACGGTCAAGGGCATGTTGCCGCGTGACATCGTCGCCACTGGCGCGGAGATCATCCTGGGCAACACCTTCCACCTGTGGCTGCGCCCCGGCACCGAAGTGATCAAGGCGCACGGCGACCTGCATGACTTCATGCAGTGGAAAGGCCCGATCCTGACCGACTCCGGCGGTTTCCAGGTGTTCAGCCTCGGCGCGATGCGCAAGATCAAGGAAGGGGGCGTGACCTTCGCCTCTCCGGTCGATGGCTCGAAAGTGTTCATGGGCCCGGAAGAGTCGATGCAGGTTCAGCGCGATCTGGGTTCCGACATCGTGATGATCTTCGACGAATGCACGCCGTACCCGGCTGACGAAGACGTCGCCCGTGTGTCGATGGAGTTGTCGCTGCGTTGGGCCCAGCGTTCGAAAAACGCCCACGGTGAAAACACCGCGGCACTGTTCGGCATTGTGCAGGGTGGCATGCACCAGGATCTGCGCATGCGTTCGCTGGAAGGCCTGGACAAGATCGGCTTTGACGGCCTCGCCATTGGCGGTCTGTCGGTGGGCGAACCGAAGCACGAAATGATCAAGGTGCTGGATTATCTGCCGGGCATGATGCCCGCTGACAAACCTCGTTACCTTATGGGCGTTGGCAAACCGGAAGATCTGGTTGAGGGTGTGCGCCGCGGTGTGGACATGTTCGATTGCGTGATGCCAACCCGTAATGCCCGCAATGGGCATCTGTTCATTGATACCGGCGTGCTGAAGATCCGTAACGCGTTCCATCGCCATGATGATTCGCCGCTCGATCCGACCTGCGATTGCTATACCTGCCAGAACTTCTCCCGCGCTTATCTGCATCACCTGGACAAGTGCGGCGAAATGCTGGGAAGCATGCTCAATACCATCCATAACTTGCGCCATTATCAGGTGCTGATGGCTGGTTTGCGCGAGGCTATTCAACAGGGTACATTGGCCGCCTTTGTCGATGCCTTCTACGCCAAACGCGGGCTCCCCGTTCCGCCTTTGGACTGA